From Vigna angularis cultivar LongXiaoDou No.4 chromosome 11, ASM1680809v1, whole genome shotgun sequence:
gatattatctcaaattacaacactccccctcaagctggatcatacaagattgtatgaaccaagcttggaataGTCAAACTCAATTGTAGAGAACGtcaataaaccaaattggacaGCAATGGACGAGGGCGAACTAGCACCacgaaacttcaacttggacagcaATGGATGAGGGAGATTTCCATAAAAAATGGATGATGACTTGCAGcagcaaacaacaacaaactacaAGAACAGATGAAGGGCCTCCAGTAgcgaacaacaacaaacttgCAGGAACTGAACTGTCTGCAGTGGCTAACAGCAACAAACCTATAGGGACTTAACCACCCTACAATGGCTGAAACAGCAACAAACCTTCAAGGACTAACTACCCTGCGGCGGCTGAAAAAGGGACTTCATTATCCTAACAACAACGAACTtttagggacttaactgccctgaATAGCAACAAACCTGCAGGAACTGAACTACCCTGCAGCGGCTAACAACGACAAACCTGTAGGGACTTAACCACCCTACAGCAGCTaaaacttttcttcccctcacgACTGAACGACATATGCACTTCAATGATAGAACGTGAAAGTGGAAGAACTGGTGAGAACCGATCCAAACTTGAGGACAAATTTGAAACCCCTAACGTCGAACGAACCAAATCAACGGGTGGTCTCATAGAACAACTCTCAGTGAGCTGTTATAACAAAGCATtggcaaaaataaaaaaacaccaaAGATTGGGACTTATGATGGCATCAAAGGCCAAAGACAGGTTGGAGGTTCAAAGTTCTCTGATGGACTACTCCAAAAAGGTGATACTTAACATTGTATCACAAGAATACTCTAGCCCAAAAAGAAAGTTTTCTGCAGAGGCTGAAAAATATTTCCCCTCATGGCAAACAGCGAGAACGACTAGTGCACTTCACGAGACACTCTTAATCTTGACCAAAGAAAATACGACAGCTTATTGAGGCGGCAGCGACAAACTGCAGAGGTTATAACAACTGACTGTGTCGGTGCCGACTATGGTAGCAGCGGAACGAAGCACAATTGCTTGAGAAACAGAAACGAAGTGAGAACCCATTGGTGATAGCGAAACCCATTGGTGGTGACAGAAACCATGATGCAGTAACCAGACGCACCAAACTAGAACACAAAAACGAGAGGGAGGTCCGGCGATGCGGAAGCGGATCAGAcaagctttgataccatgtggaaaataagactgatttattattctcaatcatgaaaaatacattctgatactttctatttgtaataatctaattctcctaaaaaggaaaatagggaaattaggaaagtaaaatataataaagattatatatctatttcctctaattaggaagattctaaagatattatctcaaattacaacagcAACGAGTGCAGCCACAAAGATTTGGTGAGTGTGAAGTTTACTCAGATGCACATATCGGTGACAAAGGGGATCTGGTTCGTATGGCTTTGTTGGCAGGAGCAGAACCTATAGACGAAGTTGAGGCTTTGAAAGAACCAGTGTGGAGAAATGTAATGAGAGAAGAGATCGAATCCATCGAAAAGAATGGAACTTAGCAGCTTGTTAATCTTCCAGTTGGGAAGAGGAGTATTGAAGTGAAGTGGGTGTTTAAACGCAAGTTGAAGCCTGATGGATCGATCTCCAAGTACAAAGCTAGACTGGTTGGAAAGGGCTTCCTCTAAAAGCAAGGTTTTGATTTCACTGAGGTGTTTGCACCAGTTGCATGAATAGAGACTATTCGAATGGTGATAGTAGTGGCGTATGCAAAGTGTTGGCCCATGTTCCAGCTTGATGTAAAGGCAGCTTTCTTGCATGGTCCGTTGGAGGAAGAGGTGTATGTCCAGCAGCTACCTGGATTTATTAACGAAGGCAGAGAACATCAAGTGTACAAGCTGCAAAAAGCGTTATATGAATTGAAACAAGCTCCTAGGGCCTGGAATAAATGCATCAACTATTCCTACTAAAACTAAAGTTCGTTTATTGAACATGGTTTATATGTAAAAGGGGGTGAAGGAGAGAATTTGTTGATCATCTGTTTGTACGTGGATGATCTGCTCATCACCAGATCAAATCCAGAACGTCTAGAGGAGTTGAAGAGAGTTATGCAGTCAGACTTTGAGATGACTGATTTGGGCAAGTTGAGCTATTTTTTGGGCATGGACTTCACATACACAGCAGCTGGCTTGATCTTGCATCAAAAGAAATATGCTAAGGAGTTGCTAGGGAGATTCGGCATGACTGTATGCAACTCAGCAAGGAGTCTAATTGAAGTCAACCTGAAGTTGGCTAAGAACAAAACAGAAGAGGATGCTGAAGAAACTGTGTTCAAGCAGATTGTAGGCTCTCTACGATTCTTGTGCAATAGCATACTAGATTTGTCATTCGATGTGGGGCTGATAAGTAGATTTATGAACAATCCAAAGAAGTCACACATGCTTACAGCCAAGAGGTTGTTGAGATATGTCAAAGGCACTGTAGATTTTGGAATATTGTTTCCAATTGGGAGGCATAAGACTGATGGAGAAAGCTTGGAACTTATTGGTTTCATGGACTCAGACCATGGTGGTGattgtcttgaaagaaagagtacGTTAGGCTACATATTCATGCTAAATGGGTCTCTTATTTCATGTGTTCAAAGAAGCAGCAAGTAGTGGCATTGTCCAGTTGTAAGGCTGAATATATAGCTAGAAGTTATGTAACATGTCAAGGGGTGTGGCTTGAAAAAGTACTGAGAGTTGATGATTCCTGTGAAAACTTCATTACAACTGAAGATAGATAATGTCTCTGTCATAAATCTATCTAAAAATCCTGTGAGTTATGACAGGAGTAAATATATTGAGGTAAAGTACCATTTCCTTAGAGATATGGTAAACAGAGGAAGAATAGCATTAGCTTGCTACAACACTGAAGCATAGCTAGCAAATGTATTCACAAAAACAGTAAAGATTGAAAGGTTTGAATGGTTGAGAAAGAAGATTGAAGTTAGATCTGAGTGTTTGACTTGAGGGAGAATATTGGTTGTAACAAGTCAAAACTGTTAATTTGGTAGCTTTCGGTTATCAACTTTTTGTTCCTGAGACACTACATATGCTCTGTATATAAACTGCAACATTTGCAGTATCAATAATACAACATATAGATACTTCTTCAATTCATTCTCTCTTCCAATTCTCCAAtacaataaacataataaatagaatttttaaaatagtttttataaaattcagtGAGCATTCCATCACTCATCATAATTTCCAATGGAATGTTAACTCCGCCACACTGTTGAAGGATGAAATTACAATGAACATGGAACAAACATCAGAATTATGTTTATCATTGAACAAAGGACATAGAAGCAgagaaatgaatatataattaatatcactaactttttttttattgtgaataaatAGTGAATAGAACTAGGATACAAATGAAGCAATCGCCTGAAATAAACAAACTGGGAAAACCTGAACTAGCTCTACAAATGGATTACAACCCACGGACAGGTCAAGGggaaaatgagaaaagaaagcgCAGTTCATGTAAATTTACTAATCTTCTTCTATGGTATATGAGCCGGAATTGCCCAATAAAAAACACCTATCAGTGTTTCGCAAACATCCCCTGTGTTAAGGAGGAAAAATCATAATCCTTCGCTGACTGTGTAGTACTAGATGACACTGGAGCTCCTGACTGGGGTTTACTGGCTCCCATTGTCGCCATCACACCGTTAACTGGAGGTGGAACTTGCCCCATACCATAGAAACTGCATAAAAAATGCATTATAAACTTGGTATAAGTTTGGGAAATGGTAGGAACCAACagtgaaaaacaagtttgtagGTTTTCTTTGGTGAACAAGAGCGCTGGTTGATGCATAAAATCAATAGAGATCactaaaaatgataaaatacaGAAACGGCACAATATGCAGTTTTTAGATTGGTGCGCGGTTTGACACGAGATCTTCAGTAAAAGATGACATAATCCAGGTAAATTCCATGTTCCGTAGATGTAGTTCACCTAGAATTTTCATTTCGTGAATGAGGAGGGCGGAACCATTAGCTTTGAAAAATTAGAGTGGTTGAAATGGAAACATAACCCCCAAAAGTAGCCTTAGTGTACACTCTAAATCATTTTGGTTTATGGAACTAAAGTTGATTGGAACCAATTATCCACCCAGGTTAATGGACCAACATAAggtaataatcaaataaaatattcctACAAGTAATCCAAAGAGATTAATTTGGTGATGATCACACCAAATAATGACATACCTAGATGGTTGATATTGTACAGAGCTCCCAGCAAAATGTGCTGGGGTCATGTTCGTAATCTGCACCTGATAGAAGAGAAACAAGTTAGTTGCTGGGCAAAACCAATAATTCATCATTTAACATTTGGCTTATTTCAGTCATTACCTGCATGGGCAATGCTCCAGAAATCGAGTAGCCAGTAGCTGGCCAACTTTGCACAGGAACATTTGGTCTAGGTTCTTGTATGCCCGGAGGATACTTGAGATCCCCACCAGAAGATTTAGCTGCAGCAGCCATTAGAAGAGACTGTTGCTGTAGCATGGCAAGCTGCTGCTGATGCATAGAAAATGGAGACACCATATTGCCCTGCAATATCAAAATGACTGGTCAGGTAAAAGTATTTCAAATACCAGAAAAAAAGCATCTAATGATAGAGTGcaactaaaaaaattgttgttttaataTTGACGTGGATATATCTTGCACATTGAGCATCTAGAGAACAAATCAAATAAGGGTAGAAGAActttatattgaataaataagACTAAACAAATCAAGTAAAAGAAGTAACTCCGAAATCTCACAAACCTATAGAAGAATTTGCAAGTACCTTCTCAAAGAGGCtcattatatcatttttaacatCTTTCTGTGGCTTTTCTGGAGTTAAGCTTGGCATCATAGGTGATTCTTTGAAAAGATCCTCAATACCAGCTGCAGACAGCAGAGCACTATTATCAGCTACTTTTGGCGGCGGACTAGTCTTCTCAGCTGTTGACACCTCTGCAGCAGCTGAAACAGTTATggcaaaaaaaattaagttcTACCCAACATAATTGAAGCAACTTAACATCTTCAAAAACTATCCAGCAACActttcttttgaattttcatGGCATTTTGTAACAAGGACAcaaacatacactgaaaacctgcCCAGAGATTATCATCAGTAGTTGTACTGGCCGACTCAGAGCCATTTTCTTTCGGGACATCCATAGACAACATGTTGAAAAGGTCTGTAGCATAGTCAACTTTTGGAGGGGTATTTTGAGCTGCATCCATAGCCTGCTTTGAAGATTCAGCTTGTGGCTGTGGTGCTAATGGTTCCACTTTCTCAACAGGCTGAGGTTTGGTAATAGGAGGAGTTACCTGTTCACAATAGATTATTTCATACCAGTATAAACACTAATGGTTTtatttaaagaggaaaataaagTAACCATCGCTCAAACAGCTCAATTAAtcatattattacaaataacaTATGAAGTGCAGCTAATTGTAGAAGTAATAACACATGAAACTAATGACAAAACAGACATTAAAACTGCAATATCAGATAAAGTGCAACACAATGTTAAACTGCAGGAGGGGAAATTAAcagaataacaaaataaataggGAGCAAAAGAGATTACTTGCTCAGGTGCTTTGGGAGGAGCAGGAACACTGTTTCGTGTAGCAGGAATTGCATTTGACGGTTGGAATTTCTTCCTTCCCTCAAAAGTTTTTTCAGAAACAACATTATGACCACTTCTCTCCCCAGGCCTCTGCCAATGTGAAGGACTTCTTTCTTCCCGCAATCCAGAAGGTGTTTTTGGATTCCCATCTCTTGGAATCCATCTCTTCTCGTCATACCTTTAAATACATGCAACAATGTAACCAGGTCATAAAACGACATCCATACATCTTAAACAGTACAAAGATGAATATTTAGCCAGGTTCAAGTAGTTGAACATTAGACATACTTTGCACGAATGAAATTCTCAATTCCAACTCTATCATAATTTGGTGGTAATTCTGCTTCCCAGTAGTTATTTGCTTTCTCGTTTCCCATTGCTTTGCACGACCAAAACAAGAAAATTCAAATTGACAGTGTTGATACATAATCAACGCATATCagcaaaattcaaaataaccaCAAACTCAAGACCACTTAGACTATCTTACATTGAATGAATGCAACTTGCTCTGGAAGCCATGTGTCCAGGGTTGCAGAACGAACCTGAAAGGGAAGTCATTAATGATTAAATAAAGCACGTATTTAGATACTACAAAATTCCAACAATGGCTTAGGAGCTATTTCTCAGTTATTCCCACACCAAATTCATTCAGTActattactatattttaaatGGAAAAGTAACAGATCAAATTGAAAACTTTGTCAATCGAATAAGTTATTTATCAGCCTAGAACTATCCTTATTcagaataaatattaatacacaATAAAAAGTTAAACACTGCGTGAATTATATAACAATAACAACAGCAAAAGTCTTCCCCACTTGGTAGTGTCTACAAgctcaaaataattttaaaaaaaaatctcaactTCCATTTAAGGAAAGGATTACCAATGACACTTATTTAGAAACCTTTGGTTAGTCATTACTAGAAAGGGTGTTTAATAAGTATACACTAAAATCAGTATTTCTCAGAAGAGTAGTGCTAACAATACTCTCTGTCAAACACATTCCTCCTAACAAAGTAACACTCTATTATCAGTTGAAACGTACTAAGAACTACAGAATCATGAGAGGGATTCATTAAATAAGATGTATGATCCAcaatttcttttgatttccaATAAATTTTAGCCAACAAAAGAGAGTATGCTCCAAagaatgtgtgtgtgtgtgtgcctGTGTTACTGAATTTCtcttcttgaaaaaaaaaaaacattaaattgcTACAACACATTGTCAAGCACAGAAACATACCCTCTATATTATAGAATTGGAAGACATTTTCTACAAGCAACCATAATATACATTCTCTCTCTCATAAGTTTTTTTAGATCTAACTAAAACCCTTTTAGTCTTAGCAGTATAAgtaacaaatattaatcacaatgtTTGTAATATTCACAGTACAGACAATCCATACCAAGGAAAATAACATCACCTTTGATATATGCACACCCAAACTTCGATGTATTCCCGAACACTGCATACATATAAAGATGCCAAGATTTACACTAGCCCATCTGGGACCTCTGCAAAGTAAATTAGCATAGAAAGTTGAGAAAACATTGCTAAccacaataataaaaataatatatccaGAAAATGCATGGAAAAGAGATAGCCTTTTTTTCATGAACCATTAGTATCCCTGTGCTTAATTTACTACTGACATAAAATTCAGACCGGATCATTCAGATCCACCAGTACATACTTAGCTTTGCAGTCAGCACATTCTCTATTGTCTGGTAATTTAAGAAGTCCTTCCAGTATCTGCATATTTAGAGTATGGAAAAAAAACAGTGTaaggagaaaaggaaaacaGAAAATGTGGCAACCCTCAAATACCAACACATTCAATAAAGACGAAAACCCAAATGAAAGTTCAGTGTTGAGAAAACATTAAGGATCTCACGAATTACCAATAAGCATACATCACAATGGTGACTGGAAGGAAAACTTCTCCCGAATCAATTGAACTTGGCCTATCTTTACATGGAAAAAACAACTACGAATTTCTTTCAACATTTGCTACCCAAACTAATTTTCTTCTGCAGTTGTCTTTTCCTTTTCCGTGATCAATATATAACATGACTCGAATTCACCGCTGCAGTTGTCAAGGATTAAATCCCTCTTAAAACTATAACCCTACAATTactccaaaaaagaaaaactaaaaataccTATAAAAGGATGGACTATTGTTACAATAAGGACATAGATTTTGAAGAAACACATCAACTAAGCTTCCGATAGCTTCATACTCTTTGCTGAACGTGTAAGTAGCGCCAAGAAACCCCTAAACTATATG
This genomic window contains:
- the LOC108334324 gene encoding ADP-ribosylation factor GTPase-activating protein AGD5 isoform X1, with the translated sequence MNGKANVTKELNAKHKKILEGLLKLPDNRECADCKAKGPRWASVNLGIFICMQCSGIHRSLGVHISKVRSATLDTWLPEQVAFIQSMGNEKANNYWEAELPPNYDRVGIENFIRAKYDEKRWIPRDGNPKTPSGLREERSPSHWQRPGERSGHNVVSEKTFEGRKKFQPSNAIPATRNSVPAPPKAPEQVTPPITKPQPVEKVEPLAPQPQAESSKQAMDAAQNTPPKVDYATDLFNMLSMDVPKENGSESASTTTDDNLWAGFQSAAEVSTAEKTSPPPKVADNSALLSAAGIEDLFKESPMMPSLTPEKPQKDVKNDIMSLFEKGNMVSPFSMHQQQLAMLQQQSLLMAAAAKSSGGDLKYPPGIQEPRPNVPVQSWPATGYSISGALPMQVQITNMTPAHFAGSSVQYQPSSFYGMGQVPPPVNGVMATMGASKPQSGAPVSSSTTQSAKDYDFSSLTQGMFAKH
- the LOC108334324 gene encoding ADP-ribosylation factor GTPase-activating protein AGD5 isoform X2 codes for the protein MQCSGIHRSLGVHISKVRSATLDTWLPEQVAFIQSMGNEKANNYWEAELPPNYDRVGIENFIRAKYDEKRWIPRDGNPKTPSGLREERSPSHWQRPGERSGHNVVSEKTFEGRKKFQPSNAIPATRNSVPAPPKAPEQVTPPITKPQPVEKVEPLAPQPQAESSKQAMDAAQNTPPKVDYATDLFNMLSMDVPKENGSESASTTTDDNLWAGFQSAAEVSTAEKTSPPPKVADNSALLSAAGIEDLFKESPMMPSLTPEKPQKDVKNDIMSLFEKGNMVSPFSMHQQQLAMLQQQSLLMAAAAKSSGGDLKYPPGIQEPRPNVPVQSWPATGYSISGALPMQVQITNMTPAHFAGSSVQYQPSSFYGMGQVPPPVNGVMATMGASKPQSGAPVSSSTTQSAKDYDFSSLTQGMFAKH
- the LOC108332794 gene encoding uncharacterized mitochondrial protein AtMg00810-like, whose product is MVIVVAYAKCWPMFQLDVKAAFLHGPLEEEVYVQQLPGFINEGGEGENLLIICLYVDDLLITRSNPERLEELKRVMQSDFEMTDLGKLSYFLGMDFTYTAAGLILHQKKYAKELLGRFGMTVCNSARSLIEVNLKLAKNKTEEDAEETVFKQIVGSLRFLCNSILDLSFDVGLISRFMNNPKKSHMLTAKRLLRYVKGTVDFGILFPIGRHKTDGESLELIGFMDSDHGGDCLERKSTLGYIFMLNGSLISCVQRSSK